The following are encoded together in the Acidobacteriota bacterium genome:
- a CDS encoding cytosolic protein, with protein sequence MLVSDAAWEAIQGAYDLQIHVAPDVIERRIDDVNLAKEFLARGLKGFVLKSHYLPTAERAQVVTKCVPGIEAYGAIALNHSIGGLNPVAVEIAGRSGNKIVWMPTVDAANETAGRLDGGNEKLPFWAKIQREIAAAGITRPPMTVLNADGTISEETRQCLELIAKHDMILATGHLGRHEIFPLVKEARSLGVNRVIITHAEFPSQNLTAEEQTRLADLGAIIEHCFTTYHTNKAPWEAVFANIRAVGVERTILSTDLGQKTNPPVAEGFAMFAQKLLDAGFTVAEINRMAATIPHSLIS encoded by the coding sequence ATGCTGGTTTCCGATGCAGCCTGGGAGGCCATTCAAGGGGCGTATGATCTGCAAATTCATGTCGCGCCGGACGTGATAGAACGGCGCATTGATGACGTAAACCTGGCGAAAGAATTTTTGGCGCGTGGCCTGAAAGGCTTTGTGCTGAAATCGCACTACCTGCCAACCGCCGAACGCGCGCAGGTCGTCACCAAATGCGTTCCGGGCATTGAGGCGTACGGCGCGATTGCGCTGAATCACAGCATCGGCGGGTTGAATCCTGTCGCGGTGGAAATCGCCGGGCGCTCCGGCAACAAGATCGTCTGGATGCCGACGGTGGATGCGGCAAACGAAACCGCCGGTAGATTGGATGGTGGCAATGAAAAGCTGCCGTTCTGGGCTAAGATTCAGCGGGAAATTGCCGCTGCGGGCATCACGCGACCGCCGATGACTGTGTTGAATGCAGATGGAACGATTTCGGAAGAAACGCGCCAATGTTTGGAGTTGATCGCCAAACACGACATGATCCTGGCGACAGGCCATCTGGGCCGCCACGAAATTTTCCCTTTGGTGAAAGAAGCGCGGAGCCTGGGCGTCAACCGCGTCATCATCACGCACGCTGAGTTCCCCTCTCAAAATTTAACTGCTGAAGAGCAAACTAGACTGGCGGATTTGGGCGCAATCATCGAACATTGCTTCACGACCTATCACACCAACAAAGCTCCGTGGGAAGCGGTCTTTGCCAACATTCGCGCGGTTGGCGTTGAACGCACGATCCTTTCAACCGATTTAGGGCAAAAGACCAATCCGCCGGTAGCCGAAGGCTTCGCGATGTTCGCGCAAAAGTTGTTGGATGCAGGTTTCACAGTCGCTGAAATCAACCGCATGGCGGCAACAATTCCGCACAGTTTGATTTCATAA
- a CDS encoding ROK family protein: MLVESGATILGFDIGGTKTAIIEGTCNAEILQREEILTEAQLPFAETFPRIIAKAKRIVEIAATAGRKLTAVSVSIGGPLNIAEGILIDPPHLPGWHGVHLKKALKAEFPNLPAFIEHDGNAGALAEFRFGAGKGRTGLRHLIFLTFGTGLGAGLIVNGQVLRGATDTAGEVGHLRLAWKGPVGFGKAGSWEGFASGQGLVELAALMFPHRWTQATEIREVVEAMLSDDREALAVAAEAGTWMGRGMALLVDTLNPQMIVLGSLAVALGDRVLEPARRALAEEALPQAAAACEVVPAKLGKRIGDVAALMAALYDADT, translated from the coding sequence TTGTTGGTTGAATCAGGCGCGACAATTCTTGGTTTTGATATTGGCGGGACCAAAACCGCCATCATCGAAGGCACATGCAATGCGGAAATTTTGCAACGCGAAGAGATTTTGACTGAAGCACAGTTGCCGTTCGCGGAAACCTTTCCGCGGATCATCGCCAAGGCGAAACGAATCGTCGAAATCGCCGCAACCGCTGGCCGCAAACTGACGGCCGTCAGCGTTTCCATCGGTGGGCCGCTGAACATTGCCGAAGGCATTTTGATTGATCCGCCGCATTTGCCCGGCTGGCACGGCGTTCATTTGAAAAAAGCCTTGAAAGCGGAATTTCCAAACTTGCCCGCGTTCATCGAACACGACGGCAACGCGGGTGCGCTGGCGGAATTTCGCTTTGGGGCGGGAAAAGGACGCACCGGGTTGCGGCACCTGATCTTTTTGACCTTTGGCACGGGACTCGGCGCAGGGTTGATCGTCAACGGGCAAGTGTTGCGCGGTGCGACCGACACGGCTGGCGAAGTCGGCCATCTGCGATTGGCCTGGAAAGGACCCGTTGGATTCGGCAAAGCCGGTTCGTGGGAAGGTTTCGCTTCCGGGCAGGGATTGGTGGAACTGGCTGCGTTGATGTTTCCACATCGTTGGACGCAAGCGACCGAAATCCGCGAAGTCGTCGAAGCGATGTTGAGCGACGACCGGGAAGCGTTGGCCGTTGCCGCCGAAGCCGGAACATGGATGGGACGCGGAATGGCGTTGCTGGTGGATACGCTGAATCCGCAAATGATCGTGTTGGGATCGCTGGCGGTTGCGTTGGGCGACCGCGTGCTGGAACCGGCGCGGCGCGCGCTGGCCGAAGAAGCTCTGCCGCAAGCCGCTGCGGCTTGCGAAGTGGTTCCGGCGAAACTGGGGAAGAGAATCGGCGACGTTGCGGCATTGATGGCTGCCTTGTACGATGCTGACACCTGA
- the pgl gene encoding 6-phosphogluconolactonase: MIPEETISGFPNTEIFSGPQELAWAAALRFAGLAEQSVSEGGKFTVALSGGSTPKAMLALLAQKPFADSLPWNSIYFFWGDERCVPPDHADSNSRMANDALLSKVGVPPQNIFRIPAENQDHQQAANAYSETIKQFFNSETPQFDLVFLGMGADGHTASLFPGTAALHIVDRIAVANFVEKLNTWRITLTAQTINQARNVIFLVAGEDKAEALKEVLEGKHQPDTYPSQLIHPNRGSLLWMLDEAAAGLLTDTEGEEVSLS; encoded by the coding sequence ATGATTCCTGAAGAAACGATCAGCGGATTTCCGAACACGGAAATTTTCAGCGGCCCCCAGGAATTGGCCTGGGCAGCGGCGCTTCGCTTTGCAGGGCTGGCGGAACAATCTGTCAGCGAAGGCGGCAAGTTCACGGTGGCGCTTTCTGGAGGTTCGACTCCCAAAGCGATGTTGGCTTTGCTGGCGCAAAAGCCGTTTGCCGATTCTCTGCCCTGGAATTCGATTTACTTTTTTTGGGGAGACGAGCGCTGTGTTCCACCCGATCACGCCGACAGTAATTCCCGGATGGCAAACGACGCGCTGCTCAGCAAAGTTGGCGTTCCGCCGCAAAATATCTTTCGCATCCCAGCCGAAAATCAAGACCATCAGCAGGCCGCAAACGCTTATTCGGAGACAATCAAGCAGTTCTTCAATTCTGAAACTCCACAATTCGATTTGGTATTTTTGGGAATGGGAGCCGACGGCCACACTGCTTCCCTGTTTCCGGGAACGGCTGCGCTGCACATTGTGGATCGAATCGCAGTGGCCAACTTCGTCGAAAAGCTGAACACTTGGCGCATTACGCTAACTGCGCAAACGATCAACCAGGCCCGCAATGTGATTTTCCTGGTTGCCGGTGAAGACAAAGCTGAAGCGTTGAAAGAGGTTTTGGAAGGAAAACACCAGCCGGACACCTATCCCAGCCAACTGATTCATCCCAACCGCGGTTCATTACTCTGGATGCTTGACGAAGCCGCCGCCGGGCTGCTCACCGACACTGAGGGCGAAGAAGTGTCACTTTCTTGA
- a CDS encoding c-type cytochrome yields the protein MKRSFKRFIALAGIMFALCLAGSAILRPAVAMQSPQSDARAIVQKVCGTACHTLERATVTPRSRAQWEDVISKMISMGAKATDEEFATVLNYFATNYGRDATAAAANRPAGKSVGVLGAGANDKHIVDNAAADRGRAVWAAQCINCHGTTARGTGKGANLIRSDMMWSDRYGSDLGPFLQKGHPTQSGAPSSSLSKMQVEELSHFIHQRLYDTLRGSPIFNPQNVLTGNVKDGEAYFNGAGKCNSCHSITGDLAGFGKTNPVNIQQRFMFPRARKQKLTITVTPANGSAVTGTPIHIDDFDVSLRDDKGEYHSWKRTAALKVVKNDPLQAHIELLDKITDKNMHDIVAYLESLK from the coding sequence ATGAAAAGAAGTTTCAAGCGCTTTATTGCGCTGGCCGGAATTATGTTCGCTTTATGCTTGGCGGGAAGCGCGATCCTGCGGCCTGCGGTTGCGATGCAATCTCCGCAATCGGATGCGCGCGCGATTGTACAAAAAGTTTGCGGGACCGCCTGTCACACACTGGAACGCGCTACGGTCACGCCGCGCAGCCGCGCTCAATGGGAAGACGTCATCAGCAAAATGATTTCGATGGGCGCGAAGGCGACGGACGAAGAATTCGCGACGGTGCTGAATTATTTTGCAACCAACTATGGACGCGATGCCACTGCTGCCGCTGCCAATCGTCCGGCGGGCAAATCCGTTGGCGTTTTGGGCGCTGGCGCAAATGACAAGCACATTGTTGATAACGCCGCCGCCGATCGTGGTCGCGCAGTCTGGGCGGCACAGTGTATTAACTGCCACGGCACGACGGCACGCGGCACGGGCAAAGGCGCAAATCTGATTCGCTCGGACATGATGTGGAGCGACCGTTACGGCAGCGATCTGGGTCCGTTTCTGCAAAAAGGGCATCCGACGCAAAGTGGCGCACCAAGCAGCAGCCTGAGCAAAATGCAGGTCGAAGAGCTTTCGCATTTCATTCATCAACGTCTGTACGACACCTTGCGCGGTTCGCCGATTTTCAACCCGCAAAATGTGCTGACCGGCAATGTCAAAGACGGCGAGGCGTATTTCAACGGCGCAGGCAAATGCAACTCGTGCCATTCCATCACGGGCGATTTGGCGGGCTTCGGCAAAACCAATCCGGTGAACATACAACAGCGCTTCATGTTTCCGCGCGCGCGCAAGCAGAAACTCACCATCACCGTGACGCCTGCCAATGGCTCCGCCGTCACCGGAACGCCGATTCACATTGATGATTTCGATGTGTCGTTGCGCGATGACAAAGGCGAATATCATTCCTGGAAACGCACGGCTGCGCTCAAAGTCGTTAAAAACGATCCACTGCAAGCGCACATCGAATTGCTCGACAAAATCACCGACAAGAACATGCACGACATCGTCGCTTATCTGGAGTCACTCAAATGA
- a CDS encoding HAMP domain-containing histidine kinase gives MQQKGNELSLSYQQLTKEIQKKEVLLHCIIHDLAGPLMGIRGGYELLANEPISEQGRKYLEIGLRQANKQETLIREILQTFSAEIESLQGFSADSANAPNAAQTAREVIESLSSAFAINQVNLRFDPNVDLKRDWKVVGEKSRLERVISNLVENALRYSPANSTVTVGCFDEGDKILVTVDDEGPGIPPEVAPTLFQKFAQGKKGKGKIGLGLYFCRITIKHWKGEIGHQPRETVGTRFWFRLPKPKAQFDSASQSA, from the coding sequence ATGCAACAAAAAGGCAACGAATTGAGTTTGAGTTATCAGCAATTGACCAAGGAAATTCAAAAGAAAGAGGTTCTGCTGCACTGCATCATTCACGATCTGGCCGGGCCACTGATGGGCATACGCGGCGGTTACGAACTTCTGGCCAACGAACCAATCTCCGAACAAGGCCGCAAATATCTGGAAATCGGGCTTCGTCAAGCTAACAAGCAGGAAACCTTGATCCGCGAAATCCTGCAAACCTTTTCGGCGGAAATCGAATCGCTGCAAGGATTTTCGGCCGATTCCGCCAACGCGCCAAACGCCGCGCAAACCGCCCGCGAAGTGATCGAATCGCTGTCATCGGCCTTTGCCATCAATCAGGTAAATTTGCGGTTTGACCCCAACGTGGATTTGAAACGCGACTGGAAAGTCGTCGGGGAAAAATCCCGGTTGGAACGCGTTATCTCAAACCTAGTCGAAAATGCCCTGCGCTACAGCCCGGCGAATTCCACCGTCACAGTTGGCTGTTTCGATGAAGGCGACAAAATACTGGTCACTGTAGACGATGAGGGCCCTGGCATTCCGCCGGAAGTTGCGCCAACGCTGTTTCAGAAATTTGCACAGGGAAAAAAAGGCAAAGGGAAGATCGGGTTAGGATTGTATTTTTGCCGTATCACCATCAAACACTGGAAAGGCGAAATCGGCCATCAGCCCAGAGAAACCGTTGGAACACGATTTTGGTTCCGGTTGCCAAAGCCAAAAGCTCAATTCGATAGTGCCTCACAATCAGCATAG
- a CDS encoding amidohydrolase, protein MLIRRLFLFCIGLALCIFSLPAAIANHSFDEREDILKKMDERAEYFGELSRRIWEFAEVGYKETNSSALLKAELRAAGFQIQENVAEIPTAFVATYGQGKPVIGILGEYDALPGLSQVAFVAEKRPRVAGGPGHGCGHNLFGTASAFAAITLKDYLAEKKISGTIKFYGTPAEEGGSGKVFMARAGVFNDLDVALAWHPGDANSASLKSSLANVTAKFRFYGQAAHAAAAPDKGRSALDAVMLMTHAVELMREHVPQTTRLHYIITKGGEAPNVVPDFAEVYMYARHPSMPVLDGIWSRVVKCADAGALATETKMEMELVGSVYNELPNEPLAKLIDKNLRQVGGVKYTSEETTFAEKLRTTFSLEGALSVGSQEQVQGMEDGVSSGSTDVSDVSWIVPTSEFRAATYVPGTPGHSWQAVACTGSNIGRKGLTVAAKTLALSGIDLLNDPKLIEEAKADFNKRRAGHEYRSRIPANQKPALNYRDK, encoded by the coding sequence ATGCTGATTCGGCGCTTGTTCCTTTTTTGTATCGGTCTGGCTTTGTGCATTTTCAGTTTGCCCGCCGCGATAGCCAATCACTCTTTCGACGAACGCGAAGACATTCTGAAAAAGATGGATGAGCGCGCGGAATACTTCGGCGAACTGTCGCGCCGCATTTGGGAATTTGCCGAAGTCGGCTACAAGGAAACCAACAGCTCAGCGCTGCTGAAAGCCGAATTGCGCGCCGCGGGGTTTCAGATTCAGGAAAACGTTGCGGAAATTCCGACGGCTTTTGTCGCCACCTACGGGCAAGGCAAACCCGTCATAGGGATTTTGGGAGAATACGATGCGCTGCCCGGATTGTCGCAGGTTGCCTTCGTCGCCGAAAAACGTCCGCGCGTCGCCGGAGGTCCTGGTCATGGATGTGGTCATAATCTGTTTGGAACAGCTTCGGCATTTGCGGCCATCACCCTGAAAGATTATCTGGCCGAAAAGAAAATCAGCGGTACGATCAAGTTTTATGGCACGCCCGCCGAAGAAGGCGGTTCGGGCAAAGTGTTCATGGCGCGCGCCGGGGTGTTCAACGATCTGGACGTAGCGCTGGCTTGGCACCCCGGCGACGCAAACTCCGCCAGCTTGAAATCTTCATTAGCGAATGTGACCGCGAAGTTTCGGTTTTATGGGCAGGCTGCGCACGCGGCTGCCGCACCGGACAAAGGCCGCTCCGCGCTGGATGCTGTGATGTTGATGACGCATGCAGTGGAATTGATGCGAGAACATGTTCCGCAAACCACGCGGTTGCATTACATCATCACCAAAGGCGGTGAAGCGCCGAATGTCGTCCCGGATTTTGCCGAAGTTTATATGTATGCGCGCCATCCGAGCATGCCCGTGTTGGACGGCATTTGGTCCCGCGTCGTCAAATGTGCCGACGCTGGCGCTCTGGCAACGGAAACCAAAATGGAAATGGAACTGGTCGGCAGCGTGTACAACGAATTGCCCAACGAACCGCTGGCCAAATTGATAGATAAAAATCTGCGCCAAGTCGGGGGTGTGAAATACACGTCGGAAGAAACGACTTTCGCCGAAAAGCTTCGCACAACCTTTTCGCTGGAAGGCGCTTTATCCGTGGGCAGCCAGGAACAGGTTCAAGGCATGGAAGACGGCGTCAGTTCCGGATCAACCGATGTTTCCGATGTAAGCTGGATCGTTCCGACCAGCGAATTTCGCGCGGCGACGTATGTGCCCGGAACTCCGGGCCACAGTTGGCAAGCAGTCGCCTGCACTGGCAGCAACATTGGCCGCAAAGGATTGACGGTCGCAGCCAAAACGCTGGCACTCTCAGGAATTGATTTGCTGAACGATCCGAAGCTGATCGAAGAAGCCAAAGCCGATTTCAACAAACGCCGCGCCGGCCACGAATACCGATCGAGGATTCCCGCCAATCAAAAACCCGCGCTCAATTACCGGGACAAATAA
- a CDS encoding GTP-binding protein, which translates to MIQKKICLLGAFAVGKTSLVSRFVKSIYSDQYLTTVGVKVDKKPVTLGDKEVNLIVWDLAGEDEFQKVSIDYLRGASGFLLVADGTRLGTLETARMLHRRVAETIGEIPFVFIVNKTDLQTEWEIDDQAITDCHAANWNVIKSSAKTGEGVEEAFKLLAEKICGS; encoded by the coding sequence ATGATTCAAAAAAAGATTTGTCTGCTGGGTGCGTTTGCCGTCGGCAAAACCAGTCTGGTTTCGCGCTTTGTCAAAAGCATCTACTCCGACCAGTACCTGACCACGGTCGGGGTCAAAGTGGACAAAAAGCCTGTCACGCTCGGCGACAAGGAAGTCAATTTGATCGTCTGGGACTTGGCTGGCGAAGACGAATTCCAGAAAGTCAGCATAGATTATTTGCGCGGCGCATCCGGTTTTTTGCTGGTTGCCGATGGCACGCGGTTGGGCACGCTGGAAACGGCACGGATGCTTCATCGGCGCGTGGCCGAAACCATTGGCGAAATCCCGTTCGTGTTCATCGTCAACAAGACCGATTTGCAAACCGAATGGGAAATTGACGATCAAGCCATCACCGATTGCCACGCGGCAAACTGGAACGTCATTAAATCCAGCGCCAAAACCGGCGAAGGCGTCGAAGAGGCATTCAAACTCCTCGCGGAAAAAATCTGCGGATCATAA
- a CDS encoding Rho termination factor N-terminal domain-containing protein yields the protein MAHTYEELKHKTVAQLREIAQGIEHDAVKGYTQLNKEHLIIAICKALNIDTHQHHHVEGINKAAVKSKLKALKAQRDDALAKHDHQQLKDVRRQMHDLKVKLHRATV from the coding sequence ATGGCTCACACTTATGAAGAACTTAAGCACAAAACCGTCGCCCAACTCCGCGAAATTGCTCAAGGCATCGAACACGACGCGGTGAAAGGGTATACACAACTCAATAAAGAGCATTTGATCATCGCGATATGCAAAGCTCTGAACATTGACACACACCAGCACCATCACGTTGAAGGCATTAACAAGGCCGCAGTCAAATCCAAACTCAAAGCGTTGAAAGCGCAACGTGACGACGCGCTGGCCAAACACGATCATCAGCAATTGAAAGACGTGCGACGCCAGATGCATGACTTGAAAGTCAAACTTCATCGCGCCACTGTCTGA
- a CDS encoding ureidoglycolate lyase gives MAATATAPARKRETVKNEDPIRTICLTVQPMNAETFSPYGQLITERGDVEIDVDGGKASVTAQTVEARPMVFDFLGRHQRSEQFFAPLGASKAIIAVAPPCENGAALPDINKLAAFLVDGECAFKLHRGTWHASAFPLTEKASFLVMDREYTLEEDYDLRDLKTTLGVVVQIQQ, from the coding sequence ATGGCAGCAACAGCAACTGCACCTGCTCGAAAGCGCGAAACCGTAAAAAACGAAGATCCGATTCGTACCATCTGCTTAACTGTCCAACCAATGAACGCCGAAACGTTTTCGCCATACGGCCAACTCATCACCGAACGTGGTGATGTGGAAATTGATGTGGATGGCGGAAAAGCAAGTGTAACAGCCCAAACCGTCGAAGCGCGACCGATGGTGTTTGATTTTCTTGGCCGTCATCAGCGGTCGGAACAGTTTTTTGCTCCCTTGGGCGCCTCCAAAGCGATCATCGCCGTTGCGCCTCCCTGCGAAAATGGAGCCGCCTTGCCGGACATCAACAAACTGGCAGCCTTCCTGGTGGATGGTGAGTGCGCCTTCAAACTTCATCGCGGCACGTGGCACGCCAGCGCATTTCCGTTGACCGAAAAAGCTTCGTTCCTGGTAATGGATCGGGAATACACACTGGAAGAAGATTACGATTTGCGCGATTTGAAAACCACGCTTGGCGTTGTGGTTCAAATCCAACAGTGA
- a CDS encoding OmpA family protein, with amino-acid sequence MADYPLRIVPNKPEAPFPTELVEPEDDDILQLEDRTGEPTEDKAEAMAELRRLLLEPEQLQLGNILERLNNPRLRAKELSRPLPEAIRLRNAQDDALTEALAPTIVTAFHNSVKKDPRPIADAISPLMGPAIRRAIAVALSSFVQTIDQALKHSLSWQGVKWRFEALKTGKSFAEVVLYHTLVYRSEQVFLIHKQTGLLLHHVAADPTITKDADIVSGMLTAMQVAIGNFARDSFGSSNEQIDTLDMGDREVWFESGPQAVLAVVIRGEAPETLRSEYFAPALEAIHVEQREAFDSFNGDVSGFEVARPRLEECLQAQYQGHSAPADYKIPAYIWFLLAAIVIGLGVWGFFAWRDTRRWNAYLDRLKREPGIVVAETGKESGKRFVAGLRDPLAADPMAILQNETPIDPASVISHWEPYAALDAPFVVARAKTFLEPPSTVELKFADGTLTASGMASHDWVTETRRLARALPGVTKFDDQNLIDEDLKEPEMLRQRIEQQVIRFVSGNAQIAPGQTDSLRALIVDIQKLAASAPAVGRTFRIELIGHTDTEGDDAANLALSRQRADKILTMLNSQKLPPNSLVAVGVGTMQPVRAETSDADKQFNRSVSFKVSLLDPRQAKKQESR; translated from the coding sequence ATGGCCGATTATCCGTTGCGCATAGTTCCCAACAAACCCGAAGCGCCTTTTCCGACCGAATTGGTTGAGCCTGAAGACGACGACATTCTTCAGCTTGAAGACCGCACTGGCGAACCAACTGAGGACAAAGCGGAGGCGATGGCGGAACTGCGCCGGTTGTTGCTGGAACCGGAACAGCTTCAGCTTGGAAATATTCTGGAACGGCTCAATAACCCGCGACTTCGTGCGAAAGAATTGAGCCGTCCGCTGCCGGAAGCCATACGGCTGCGCAATGCGCAAGACGACGCATTAACCGAAGCGCTTGCTCCGACCATCGTCACAGCGTTTCACAACTCCGTCAAAAAAGACCCGCGCCCGATTGCCGACGCCATTTCTCCGCTGATGGGCCCGGCCATTCGCCGCGCCATCGCTGTTGCGCTGAGCAGTTTTGTGCAAACGATTGATCAGGCGCTGAAACACAGTTTGTCGTGGCAAGGGGTGAAGTGGCGGTTTGAAGCCCTGAAAACCGGAAAATCCTTTGCCGAAGTCGTGCTGTATCACACGCTGGTGTACCGCTCGGAACAGGTGTTTTTGATCCACAAACAAACCGGTTTGTTGCTGCATCACGTCGCCGCTGATCCAACGATTACCAAAGACGCCGACATCGTTTCCGGGATGTTGACGGCGATGCAGGTGGCCATCGGCAATTTTGCGCGCGATTCGTTCGGATCGTCGAACGAACAAATTGACACGCTGGATATGGGCGATCGCGAAGTCTGGTTTGAATCCGGCCCGCAAGCTGTGCTGGCCGTGGTCATTCGCGGCGAAGCGCCCGAAACATTGCGCAGCGAGTACTTCGCCCCAGCGCTGGAAGCAATTCACGTCGAACAGCGCGAAGCGTTCGACAGTTTCAATGGCGACGTTTCCGGTTTTGAAGTCGCTCGGCCACGACTGGAAGAATGTTTGCAAGCGCAATATCAAGGTCATAGCGCGCCCGCCGATTACAAAATTCCAGCTTACATTTGGTTTCTGTTGGCAGCGATTGTGATTGGTTTGGGCGTCTGGGGCTTTTTTGCCTGGCGCGATACGCGCAGGTGGAATGCGTATCTCGACCGGTTGAAACGGGAACCTGGCATTGTCGTCGCCGAAACCGGCAAAGAAAGCGGCAAACGATTCGTCGCGGGCTTACGCGATCCGCTGGCTGCCGACCCGATGGCAATTTTGCAAAACGAAACGCCGATTGATCCTGCGTCGGTAATTTCGCACTGGGAACCGTATGCAGCGCTCGATGCGCCATTCGTCGTCGCGCGCGCCAAAACCTTCCTCGAACCGCCTTCAACGGTTGAATTGAAATTTGCCGACGGAACGTTGACCGCCAGTGGAATGGCTTCCCACGATTGGGTTACTGAAACCCGGCGACTGGCCCGGGCGCTTCCTGGCGTGACGAAATTCGATGACCAAAATCTGATTGACGAAGATTTGAAAGAACCGGAAATGTTGCGCCAGCGAATCGAACAACAAGTGATCCGGTTCGTTTCCGGCAACGCGCAAATCGCCCCCGGCCAAACTGACAGCCTGCGCGCGCTGATTGTTGACATTCAAAAACTGGCGGCATCTGCTCCGGCTGTGGGGCGAACATTCCGCATTGAGCTTATTGGTCACACGGATACTGAAGGCGATGATGCGGCGAATCTGGCGCTGAGCCGGCAACGCGCCGACAAGATTTTAACGATGCTCAACTCCCAAAAACTCCCTCCAAACTCATTGGTTGCCGTTGGTGTTGGCACAATGCAACCGGTGCGCGCCGAAACCAGTGACGCCGACAAACAATTCAACCGCAGCGTTTCTTTCAAAGTTTCATTGCTTGATCCTCGACAGGCCAAAAAGCAGGAGTCACGGTAA